A single region of the Pararhodospirillum photometricum DSM 122 genome encodes:
- a CDS encoding peptidylprolyl isomerase: MRSFRAHRLALAGALALPMLAGTALAADPDPVVAKVNGKEIHLSAVQERFETMKAGQPQLAALPLQVVYEQLLDSVVGSEIVTAAGREAGLEKDPVVQKRLAELLDRLIGGAYLEKVVDKEVTDAALQKRYDEMKAKFTPEKEVHARHILVDSEDKAKEIIKKLDAKADFAELAKDSADSASGASGGDLGYFTKDRMVKEFADAAFALQPGTYSKAPVKSEFGWHVIKVEDLRDTKFPELNDIKGQIHSELAGEAVDAKVKALKEKAKIDLFGMDGKPLPAQPAQ; the protein is encoded by the coding sequence ATGAGGTCTTTCCGCGCGCATCGCCTTGCCCTGGCTGGTGCTCTCGCCCTGCCGATGCTTGCCGGCACCGCCCTGGCAGCGGACCCGGATCCGGTGGTGGCGAAGGTCAACGGCAAGGAGATCCACCTCTCCGCCGTCCAGGAGCGCTTTGAGACCATGAAGGCGGGACAGCCCCAGCTCGCCGCCCTGCCCTTGCAGGTCGTCTACGAGCAGCTTCTCGACTCGGTGGTCGGCTCGGAGATCGTCACGGCCGCCGGTCGTGAAGCCGGGCTGGAAAAAGACCCAGTGGTGCAAAAGCGCCTGGCCGAGCTGCTGGATCGCCTGATCGGTGGCGCCTATCTGGAAAAGGTGGTGGACAAGGAAGTCACCGACGCCGCCCTCCAGAAGCGCTACGACGAAATGAAGGCCAAGTTTACCCCGGAAAAAGAAGTCCACGCCCGTCACATCCTGGTGGACAGCGAGGACAAGGCCAAGGAAATCATCAAGAAGCTCGACGCCAAGGCCGACTTCGCCGAACTGGCCAAGGACTCGGCCGATAGCGCGAGCGGTGCCAGCGGCGGCGATCTTGGCTATTTCACCAAGGACCGCATGGTCAAGGAATTTGCCGACGCCGCTTTCGCCCTTCAGCCCGGCACCTACTCCAAGGCCCCGGTCAAAAGCGAATTCGGCTGGCACGTGATCAAGGTCGAAGACCTCCGCGACACCAAGTTCCCCGAGCTCAACGACATCAAGGGCCAGATCCACAGCGAACTGGCTGGCGAAGCCGTGGACGCCAAGGTCAAAGCCCTCAAGGAAAAGGCCAAGATCGACCTGTTCGGCATGGACGGCAAGCCGCTGCCCGCCCAGCCCGCCCAGTAA
- a CDS encoding HesA/MoeB/ThiF family protein produces MTLTDDQILRYSRHILLPEVGGRGQDRLRQARVLVVGAGGLGSPLLYYLAAVGIGTLVVVDGDYVDLSNLQRQILHTTARVDHPKVESAAEALRALNPDVRLELHHDRLSVDNVQALVEDCDLVADCSDNFATRFLVNDACYMARRPLVSAAVLGFEGQLSTYRPHRGGPCYRCLVPALPSSRPTCAEAGVLGSVVGVLGSLQATEVIKELLDIGRSMAGRLMIVDALEGEIRTVRLKPDPECALCGPHPTLKGLDIHRRPSHAAS; encoded by the coding sequence ATGACCCTGACCGACGACCAGATCCTGCGCTACTCCCGCCACATCCTGTTGCCCGAAGTGGGCGGCCGGGGTCAGGACCGCTTGCGACAGGCTCGGGTCCTGGTGGTCGGGGCCGGGGGCTTGGGCTCGCCGCTGCTCTATTACTTGGCGGCGGTCGGAATCGGCACCTTGGTGGTGGTCGATGGCGACTACGTGGACCTCTCCAACCTCCAGCGCCAGATTCTCCACACCACAGCCCGCGTCGATCACCCCAAAGTGGAAAGCGCCGCCGAGGCCCTGCGCGCCCTCAATCCCGATGTCCGACTGGAATTGCACCACGACCGCCTGAGCGTGGATAACGTCCAGGCCTTGGTCGAGGACTGCGATCTGGTCGCCGACTGCTCCGACAACTTCGCCACCCGCTTCCTGGTCAACGACGCCTGCTACATGGCCCGCCGTCCCCTGGTCAGCGCCGCCGTCCTGGGCTTTGAGGGCCAGCTTTCAACGTACCGCCCCCATCGCGGCGGCCCCTGTTACCGCTGCCTAGTCCCCGCTCTCCCCTCCAGCCGCCCTACTTGTGCCGAAGCCGGCGTGCTGGGCTCGGTCGTCGGCGTGCTCGGCAGCCTGCAAGCCACGGAAGTGATCAAAGAACTCCTCGACATCGGCCGCTCCATGGCCGGGCGCTTGATGATCGTCGATGCCCTGGAAGGCGAAATCCGCACCGTGCGCCTCAAGCCCGACCCCGAATGCGCCCTGTGCGGTCCCCACCCGACCTTGAAAGGCCTCGACATCCACCGGCGCCCCTCCCATGCCGCCTCCTGA
- the lgt gene encoding prolipoprotein diacylglyceryl transferase, with amino-acid sequence MVLAVPYPVIDPVLVEIGPFAVRWYALAYIAGLTLGWGLVRALARASQPSVLSDAQVDDLLVWATLGTILGGRLGYVIFYNPLYFLANPLEIPMMWHGGMSFHGGLLGVCLAVIAFCRLRGLSLLRVGDRVAVAAPIGLFFGRLANFINGELFGRVAPDVPWAMVFPRGGDVPRHPSQLYEAGLEGVVLFVLLLGVWRFTALKNRAGALVGLFLIGYGMARTTAELFREPDAHIGFLSMGVTMGQVLSLPMIVIGLVFLVRALRRPALDA; translated from the coding sequence ATGGTCCTTGCTGTGCCTTATCCCGTCATCGACCCTGTTTTGGTCGAGATCGGTCCGTTTGCCGTGCGCTGGTATGCGCTGGCCTACATTGCCGGGCTGACCTTGGGCTGGGGGCTGGTCCGCGCCCTGGCTCGGGCCTCCCAGCCATCGGTTCTGAGTGATGCCCAGGTGGATGACCTGTTGGTCTGGGCGACCTTGGGGACCATTCTGGGCGGGCGCCTGGGGTATGTGATTTTTTATAACCCGCTCTATTTCCTGGCCAATCCCCTTGAGATTCCCATGATGTGGCATGGGGGCATGAGCTTTCACGGCGGCTTGCTGGGGGTGTGCTTGGCCGTCATCGCCTTTTGCCGGTTGCGCGGGTTGTCCTTGCTCAGGGTGGGCGATCGGGTGGCCGTGGCGGCGCCGATTGGGCTGTTTTTCGGGCGGCTGGCCAACTTCATCAACGGCGAGCTGTTTGGACGCGTGGCCCCCGATGTGCCCTGGGCCATGGTGTTTCCCCGGGGCGGCGACGTGCCGCGTCACCCGAGCCAGCTGTACGAGGCCGGTCTGGAGGGCGTGGTGCTGTTTGTCCTGCTGCTGGGCGTCTGGCGCTTCACGGCGCTCAAGAATCGGGCCGGCGCCTTGGTGGGCTTGTTCCTGATCGGCTATGGCATGGCGCGCACCACGGCCGAGTTGTTCCGCGAGCCCGATGCCCATATCGGCTTCTTGTCGATGGGAGTGACCATGGGGCAGGTGTTGTCCCTGCCGATGATTGTCATCGGCCTCGTGTTTCTGGTCCGGGCTTTGCGCCGGCCGGCCCTCGACGCATGA
- a CDS encoding (deoxy)nucleoside triphosphate pyrophosphohydrolase: protein MNADDDEDDGCRAAGRVPPPHGLPLLLVVAAALIDADGRVLLAQRPPGRSLAGLWEFPGGKLAEGETPEAALVRELDEELGIDTRHSCLAPLAFASHSTPEFHLLMPLYACRRWHGTPVGREGQALAWVRPNRLRDYPMPPADLPLIPILQDWL from the coding sequence ATGAACGCCGACGACGACGAAGACGACGGCTGCCGGGCGGCGGGGCGCGTTCCCCCGCCCCACGGCCTGCCGCTGCTGCTGGTGGTGGCCGCCGCGCTCATTGATGCCGATGGCCGCGTGCTGCTGGCCCAGCGCCCCCCGGGCCGCTCCTTGGCCGGCTTGTGGGAATTCCCGGGCGGCAAGCTGGCCGAGGGCGAAACCCCCGAGGCCGCCCTGGTGCGCGAACTCGACGAGGAACTGGGCATCGACACCCGCCATAGCTGCCTCGCCCCCCTGGCCTTCGCCTCGCACAGCACCCCCGAGTTTCATCTGCTGATGCCCCTCTACGCCTGTCGCCGCTGGCACGGCACCCCGGTGGGGCGCGAAGGCCAAGCCCTGGCCTGGGTCCGGCCCAACCGGCTGCGCGACTACCCCATGCCCCCGGCCGACCTCCCTTTGATCCCGATCCTCCAGGACTGGCTCTAA
- a CDS encoding class I SAM-dependent methyltransferase — protein MSGPVLPPEGLPLETWMGQALAAYYARGTALGARGDFITAPEVSQMVGELLGLWAAVVWQGLGQPSALSLVELGPGRGTLMADAWRALAVVPACRAALSIHLVETSPGLRALQARALADAPVTWHDSLDSVPQGQPQIFLANEFLDALPIRSLARDEAGAWHERWVVRDGQGALAFAWGPALDAPPAEVQPAHRAARPGEICEICPAAHRLVAALAQRLCAAGGAALFLDYGPAASAPGDSLQALRAHRFVPVLETPGEADLTAHVDFAALAATAAAHGAQVAGVVGQGEFLCALGLRERAGVLMSAADPAQQRDIAAAVRRLVDPTAMGTHFKVMGLASPTLGGLPGF, from the coding sequence ATGAGTGGGCCGGTCCTACCGCCCGAGGGGCTTCCTCTCGAAACCTGGATGGGTCAGGCCCTGGCGGCGTACTACGCCCGGGGTACGGCGCTCGGGGCTCGGGGCGACTTCATCACCGCCCCCGAGGTTTCGCAGATGGTGGGCGAACTTTTGGGTCTGTGGGCGGCGGTGGTCTGGCAGGGTTTGGGCCAGCCCTCGGCCCTGTCCCTGGTCGAGTTGGGGCCTGGGCGCGGCACCTTGATGGCCGATGCATGGCGGGCCCTGGCCGTGGTGCCGGCCTGTCGTGCCGCCCTCTCGATCCATCTGGTCGAAACCAGCCCAGGCTTGCGGGCGCTTCAGGCCCGGGCTTTGGCCGACGCGCCGGTGACGTGGCACGACAGCTTGGACAGCGTGCCCCAAGGCCAGCCCCAGATTTTTTTGGCCAACGAGTTTCTCGATGCCCTGCCCATTCGCTCCCTGGCCCGCGATGAGGCCGGCGCGTGGCACGAGCGCTGGGTGGTCCGGGACGGCCAGGGCGCCCTCGCGTTCGCCTGGGGACCGGCCCTCGACGCTCCGCCGGCCGAGGTGCAACCGGCCCACCGGGCGGCGCGTCCGGGGGAGATCTGCGAGATCTGTCCCGCCGCCCATCGACTCGTTGCGGCGCTGGCCCAGCGTCTGTGCGCGGCGGGCGGAGCGGCCTTGTTTCTGGATTACGGCCCGGCGGCCAGCGCCCCCGGCGACAGCCTTCAGGCCCTGCGCGCCCATCGGTTTGTCCCCGTCTTGGAGACTCCGGGCGAGGCCGACCTCACCGCCCATGTCGATTTCGCCGCGCTCGCCGCCACCGCCGCCGCCCACGGCGCCCAGGTGGCCGGGGTGGTCGGGCAGGGTGAGTTCCTGTGCGCCCTGGGCTTGCGCGAGCGTGCCGGCGTTTTGATGAGCGCCGCCGATCCCGCGCAACAGCGCGATATTGCGGCGGCGGTGCGTCGGCTGGTTGACCCGACAGCCATGGGCACCCATTTCAAGGTCATGGGGCTGGCCTCTCCGACCCTGGGCGGTCTGCCCGGCTTTTGA
- a CDS encoding DNA-binding protein, translated as MTARVEDLSHLPGWPRLLSPEQAAAYMALSPSSFRKHVTVKALRLGGIVRYDRLQLDRYVEALGQAGPVPDWADTLFK; from the coding sequence ATGACCGCCCGCGTTGAGGATCTCAGCCACCTCCCTGGTTGGCCGCGCCTACTGTCTCCCGAACAAGCGGCGGCTTATATGGCCCTGTCGCCCAGCAGTTTCCGAAAGCATGTGACGGTTAAGGCTTTACGGTTGGGGGGGATCGTGCGGTATGACCGGCTTCAGTTGGACCGGTACGTGGAGGCCCTGGGCCAAGCGGGCCCGGTGCCCGATTGGGCGGATACCCTGTTCAAGTAG
- a CDS encoding tyrosine-type recombinase/integrase has product MPVYRLKGIKRVTNPKTGVVYLYHRASGKRLCEPEGTAAFIAEVAALEARAKDPAEPTSPPGTWGWLKQKYLASPKYGDLADATKQSYRSVLDYLAEPNPDKPGHGVDTVPLTQIATPSIMKLRDATYKNHGWRQANVMLAVVSLVWNWGRPYGYTTTPNPAEKVPRIKRPRDLPNANRAWTDDELAAVLGAASQGVRAAVALGAYTGLRQGDVLILPWSALEDGWIRHTQGKTQEPVWIPIHSDLASLLSTIERRTPTIVTSPRDGKPYTGDGFRTLFFRLVRALEAQGKIGPGLTFHGLRHGLATRLADAGADDRTIAAITGHEQVSMVQRYTQDADQRRRARAGMDLLEAKTGGEKE; this is encoded by the coding sequence ATGCCTGTCTATCGCCTGAAAGGCATCAAGCGGGTGACCAACCCCAAGACCGGGGTGGTCTACCTGTACCATCGAGCCAGCGGGAAGCGCTTGTGCGAGCCTGAGGGCACCGCCGCTTTTATCGCCGAAGTCGCTGCCTTGGAGGCCCGGGCCAAAGATCCGGCCGAACCAACATCCCCACCCGGCACCTGGGGCTGGCTGAAGCAAAAATACCTCGCCAGCCCGAAATATGGAGACTTGGCCGACGCCACCAAACAAAGCTACCGGTCTGTGCTGGACTACTTGGCCGAGCCGAACCCGGACAAGCCAGGGCATGGGGTGGACACGGTCCCCCTCACTCAAATCGCCACGCCCTCTATCATGAAATTGAGGGACGCCACCTACAAAAACCATGGATGGCGCCAAGCCAACGTGATGCTGGCGGTCGTCTCCCTGGTTTGGAACTGGGGGCGGCCCTACGGCTACACCACCACGCCAAACCCGGCCGAGAAAGTGCCGCGCATCAAACGCCCGCGCGACCTTCCCAACGCCAACCGCGCCTGGACGGACGATGAACTGGCGGCGGTCCTGGGTGCCGCTTCCCAAGGGGTCCGGGCAGCGGTTGCTCTGGGAGCCTACACCGGCCTGCGCCAAGGGGATGTCCTGATCCTGCCGTGGTCAGCCCTTGAAGACGGATGGATCCGGCACACCCAGGGCAAGACGCAAGAGCCGGTCTGGATCCCGATCCACAGCGACCTTGCCTCCCTCTTGTCCACGATCGAACGGCGCACGCCGACGATCGTCACCAGCCCGCGTGACGGCAAGCCCTATACGGGGGATGGGTTTCGGACCTTATTCTTCCGGCTGGTTCGCGCCCTGGAAGCGCAAGGAAAGATCGGCCCCGGCCTGACCTTCCACGGCCTCCGCCACGGCCTTGCCACCCGCCTGGCAGATGCCGGCGCCGACGATCGAACCATTGCCGCCATCACCGGTCACGAACAGGTTTCCATGGTCCAGCGCTACACCCAAGACGCAGACCAACGCCGCCGGGCACGGGCCGGCATGGACCTGCTGGAAGCCAAGACGGGGGGCGAAAAGGAGTAA
- the argJ gene encoding bifunctional glutamate N-acetyltransferase/amino-acid acetyltransferase ArgJ, with amino-acid sequence MAQPVSPLAPAQFPAMPPVSGVALCVFNTGLRYQGRPDLLVARLAPGTTAAGVFTRSLTRSAPVDWCRQALADGQGLGRVLVVNAGNANAFTGRKGVETVERTAAAAARAFDCRAAEVFIASTGTIGVTLDDSKITALLEGPAPAQAGSASWHDAASAIMTTDTFAKGATRSATVDGVTVSVCGIAKGSGMIAPDMATMLAYVFTDAAVSPAVLQAWLREGVDRSFNAITVDSDTSTSDTLMLFATGAAGHAPVVADDDPRAAALRAALFEVLLDLAHQVVRDGEGATRFVSVRVTGARSDQAARRIALAIANSPLVKTAIAGADANWGRIVMAVGKSGEEADRDRLQVRVGGVLIAAEGEPVADYDETPVAQHMQGREIDIEVDLGLAEGRSQVWTCDLTHRYIDINADYRT; translated from the coding sequence ATGGCCCAGCCCGTTTCGCCCCTCGCGCCCGCGCAGTTCCCCGCCATGCCGCCCGTGTCCGGCGTCGCGCTTTGCGTGTTCAACACCGGCCTGCGCTACCAGGGGCGCCCCGACCTGCTGGTGGCCCGTCTGGCGCCCGGCACCACGGCGGCCGGCGTCTTCACCCGCTCGCTCACCCGCTCGGCCCCCGTGGACTGGTGCCGCCAAGCCCTCGCCGACGGCCAGGGCCTGGGCCGCGTGCTGGTGGTCAACGCCGGCAACGCCAACGCCTTCACCGGCCGCAAGGGTGTTGAAACCGTCGAGCGCACTGCGGCCGCCGCCGCCCGCGCCTTTGACTGTCGTGCCGCCGAGGTGTTCATCGCCTCCACCGGCACCATCGGCGTGACCCTCGACGATAGCAAGATCACCGCCTTGCTCGAAGGCCCGGCCCCGGCCCAAGCCGGCTCGGCCTCGTGGCACGACGCCGCCTCGGCCATCATGACCACCGACACCTTCGCCAAGGGCGCCACCCGCTCGGCCACGGTGGACGGCGTCACGGTCTCGGTGTGCGGCATCGCCAAGGGCTCGGGCATGATCGCCCCCGACATGGCCACCATGCTCGCCTACGTCTTCACCGACGCCGCCGTGAGCCCCGCCGTACTCCAGGCGTGGCTGCGCGAGGGCGTGGACCGCTCGTTCAACGCCATCACCGTGGACAGCGACACCTCGACCTCCGACACCTTGATGCTGTTCGCCACCGGCGCCGCCGGTCATGCCCCCGTGGTCGCCGATGACGACCCGCGCGCCGCCGCCTTGCGCGCCGCCCTGTTCGAGGTCCTGCTTGATCTCGCCCATCAGGTGGTGCGCGACGGCGAAGGCGCCACCCGTTTTGTCAGCGTGCGCGTCACCGGCGCCCGCAGCGATCAGGCGGCGCGGCGCATTGCTCTCGCCATCGCCAACTCACCCCTGGTCAAGACCGCCATCGCCGGCGCCGACGCCAACTGGGGCCGCATCGTCATGGCCGTGGGCAAGTCGGGCGAGGAAGCCGACCGCGACCGGCTCCAGGTCCGGGTCGGCGGCGTGCTGATCGCCGCCGAGGGCGAGCCGGTCGCCGACTACGACGAAACCCCGGTCGCCCAGCACATGCAAGGCCGCGAGATCGACATCGAGGTGGATCTTGGCTTGGCCGAGGGCCGCTCCCAAGTGTGGACCTGCGACCTGACCCACCGCTACATCGACATCAACGCCGATTACCGGACCTGA
- the pgi gene encoding glucose-6-phosphate isomerase gives MLDLPSLPQWQALAAHAKTLEGTPMRDLFAADPQRFERFHLRLEDLVLDYAKNRLTEETRRLLVDLARATGVEARRDAMVAGEPINTTEGRAVLHVALRDPTDTPIRVDGHDVKPDIRAVKARLAAFTAAVHEGRWTGATGQRLTDVVNIGIGGSDLGPVMVVEALKPYARPDLRVHFVSNVDATHIATTLAGLNPATTLFLVASKTFTTQETLTNAHTARAWIVEALGEAAVRHHFAALSTNAAAVAAFGIDPEAMFGFWDWVGGRYSLWSAIGLPIALAVGFDNFQALLDGAHALDQHFCTAPLEENMPVLLALLGVWYTGFHGARAHAVLPYDQSLHRLPAYLQQADMESNGKSVTLDGRPVTWATGPVLFGEPGTNGQHSFYQLIHQGTHLIPCDFLAPAHSFHPLGRHHAILLSNVLAQAEALMRGRTEAEARAELEARGLSGAALESLLPHIVFPGNRPSNTLLFRQLDPRTLGMIIALYEHKIHVQATIWGINAYDQWGVELGKRLAGAILPELEDSSRPLAHDASTNALIALIRAFRA, from the coding sequence ATGCTCGATCTTCCCTCCCTGCCCCAGTGGCAGGCCCTGGCCGCCCACGCCAAGACGCTGGAAGGCACGCCGATGCGCGACCTGTTCGCGGCGGATCCCCAGCGTTTCGAGCGCTTCCATCTGCGGCTGGAAGATCTGGTCCTCGACTACGCCAAAAACCGTCTCACCGAGGAAACCCGGCGCCTGCTCGTTGATCTCGCCCGCGCCACCGGGGTGGAGGCGCGGCGCGACGCCATGGTTGCCGGCGAGCCCATCAACACCACCGAGGGCCGGGCGGTGTTGCATGTCGCCCTGCGCGATCCGACGGACACCCCGATCCGGGTGGACGGCCACGACGTGAAGCCCGACATCCGGGCCGTGAAAGCGCGCCTTGCCGCCTTCACCGCCGCCGTGCACGAGGGCCGCTGGACCGGGGCGACGGGGCAGCGCCTCACCGATGTGGTCAACATCGGCATCGGCGGCTCCGATCTCGGCCCGGTGATGGTGGTGGAGGCCCTCAAGCCCTATGCCCGGCCCGATCTGCGGGTGCATTTTGTCTCCAACGTCGATGCGACCCACATCGCCACCACGCTGGCTGGCCTCAATCCCGCCACCACGTTGTTCCTGGTGGCCTCCAAGACCTTTACCACCCAAGAAACCCTGACCAACGCCCACACCGCCCGCGCCTGGATCGTCGAGGCCCTGGGCGAGGCGGCGGTGCGCCACCATTTCGCGGCACTGTCCACCAATGCCGCAGCGGTGGCGGCGTTTGGCATCGATCCCGAGGCCATGTTCGGGTTCTGGGACTGGGTGGGCGGGCGCTATTCCCTGTGGTCGGCGATCGGCCTGCCCATTGCCCTGGCGGTTGGCTTCGACAACTTCCAGGCCCTGCTCGACGGCGCCCACGCCCTCGACCAGCACTTTTGTACCGCACCGTTGGAAGAAAACATGCCGGTGCTGCTGGCCTTGCTGGGCGTTTGGTACACCGGCTTCCATGGGGCCCGCGCCCATGCCGTGCTGCCCTATGACCAGTCTTTGCATCGCCTGCCCGCCTACTTGCAGCAGGCCGACATGGAGAGCAACGGCAAGAGCGTGACTCTGGACGGTCGGCCGGTGACGTGGGCTACCGGGCCGGTGCTGTTTGGCGAGCCCGGCACCAACGGCCAGCATTCCTTTTACCAGCTCATCCACCAGGGCACCCACCTGATCCCCTGCGATTTCCTGGCACCGGCTCACAGTTTCCATCCGCTGGGTCGCCATCATGCCATCTTGCTGTCCAATGTCCTGGCCCAGGCCGAGGCCTTGATGCGCGGGCGCACCGAAGCCGAGGCGCGAGCCGAGTTGGAGGCGCGCGGCCTGAGCGGCGCGGCGCTGGAAAGCCTGCTGCCCCACATCGTGTTCCCGGGCAACCGCCCCTCGAACACGCTGTTGTTCCGCCAGCTCGACCCGCGCACCCTCGGCATGATCATTGCTCTTTACGAGCACAAGATCCATGTTCAAGCCACGATCTGGGGGATCAATGCCTACGATCAATGGGGGGTGGAACTGGGCAAGCGCCTGGCCGGGGCCATCTTGCCCGAACTCGAAGATTCCAGCCGCCCGCTGGCCCACGATGCCTCGACCAACGCCTTGATCGCGTTGATCCGGGCTTTTCGGGCCTGA
- the mutL gene encoding DNA mismatch repair endonuclease MutL has translation MSIRLLPPTLINQIAAGEVVERPASALKELVENAIDAGARRIDVQMTDGGRARLVVVDDGRGMTPDDMLLAVERHATSKLPSDDLLDIHSLGFRGEALPAIGSVARLTLTSRPPGADSAWSLSVEGGHKGEPQPASHPPGTRVEVRDLFYATPARLKFLKAPRTEMGHAIDVIHRLALAHPHIGFTLTEGERQPVRLAATQGDLFRGRLSRLGAILGRDVADNALPVEAEREGHRLSGAIGLPTCNRATNAGQYLFVNGRPVRDRLLHGAVRAAYADVLPHDRHAVVALYLDLPPDQVDVNVHPAKAEVRFRDAALVRGLIVGALRHALAAAGPRSSTAMTAATLDALTPDPAPGPESASPGSRLLSGPSRSSSWRGGWTPPPPPSQSALRFAYEAQTPAASGVAEAPLLAPPPEAIPDAREFPLGLAVGQIHATYIVAQTQDGMVIVDQHAAHERLVMERMNAALAEGEVKRQGLLLPEVIELDEPSAERLVAAAPDLARLGLVLEGFGPGAVVVRELPALLGDTDVKGLVRDLADGLAEWGTPQVLQDRLGDVVATLACHGSVRAGRRLGLAEMNALLRAMETTPRSGQCNHGRPTHVALKLADIERLFGRR, from the coding sequence ATGAGCATCCGCCTTCTGCCGCCCACCCTTATCAACCAGATTGCCGCCGGTGAGGTGGTGGAGCGCCCCGCCTCGGCCCTCAAGGAACTGGTCGAAAACGCCATCGACGCCGGGGCGCGGCGCATTGATGTCCAGATGACCGATGGCGGCCGGGCCCGTCTGGTGGTGGTGGACGACGGGCGCGGCATGACCCCCGACGACATGCTGCTGGCCGTCGAGCGCCACGCCACCTCCAAGCTGCCCTCCGATGACCTGCTCGATATCCACAGCCTGGGCTTTCGCGGCGAGGCCCTGCCGGCCATCGGTTCGGTGGCCCGCCTGACCCTGACCAGCCGCCCGCCCGGGGCCGACAGCGCTTGGAGCCTCAGCGTCGAGGGCGGCCACAAGGGCGAGCCCCAGCCGGCCAGCCATCCGCCGGGCACCCGAGTCGAGGTGCGCGACCTGTTTTATGCCACCCCGGCCCGGCTCAAGTTCCTCAAAGCGCCGCGTACCGAAATGGGCCACGCCATCGACGTGATCCACCGTCTGGCCCTGGCCCACCCCCACATCGGCTTCACCCTGACGGAGGGCGAGCGCCAGCCGGTGCGTCTGGCCGCCACCCAAGGGGATTTATTCCGGGGCCGGCTGTCGCGGTTGGGGGCTATCTTGGGGCGTGATGTGGCCGACAACGCCCTGCCCGTCGAGGCCGAGCGCGAAGGCCATCGGTTGTCGGGAGCGATCGGCCTGCCCACCTGCAACCGCGCCACCAACGCCGGGCAATACCTGTTCGTCAACGGCCGGCCGGTGCGCGACCGCCTGTTGCACGGCGCGGTACGAGCCGCCTATGCCGATGTCCTGCCCCATGACCGCCACGCCGTCGTCGCCCTCTATTTGGACCTGCCGCCCGATCAGGTGGATGTCAACGTCCACCCGGCCAAGGCCGAGGTCCGCTTTCGCGATGCCGCCTTGGTGCGCGGGCTGATCGTCGGCGCCTTGCGCCATGCCCTGGCCGCCGCCGGGCCGCGCTCCAGCACGGCGATGACCGCCGCCACGCTCGACGCCCTGACCCCCGATCCGGCGCCGGGGCCCGAGTCGGCCTCCCCGGGATCGCGCCTGTTGAGCGGCCCCTCCCGCTCCAGTTCTTGGCGCGGCGGTTGGACGCCGCCGCCGCCGCCCAGCCAATCCGCCCTGCGCTTTGCCTACGAGGCCCAAACCCCGGCCGCTTCAGGCGTGGCGGAGGCCCCCCTGCTTGCCCCGCCGCCCGAGGCGATCCCCGATGCCCGGGAGTTTCCCCTGGGGCTGGCGGTTGGGCAGATCCATGCCACCTACATCGTGGCGCAAACCCAAGACGGCATGGTGATCGTCGATCAGCACGCCGCCCACGAGCGGCTGGTGATGGAGCGCATGAACGCCGCCCTGGCCGAGGGCGAGGTCAAGCGCCAGGGCTTGCTGTTGCCCGAGGTGATCGAGCTGGACGAACCCTCGGCCGAGCGGCTGGTGGCCGCCGCCCCCGACCTAGCGCGCCTGGGGCTGGTGCTGGAGGGCTTTGGGCCGGGTGCCGTGGTGGTGCGAGAACTGCCGGCGTTGCTGGGCGATACCGACGTCAAAGGGCTGGTCCGCGATCTCGCCGACGGCTTGGCCGAATGGGGCACGCCCCAGGTGCTGCAAGACCGCCTGGGCGACGTGGTGGCCACCCTGGCCTGCCATGGCTCGGTGCGCGCCGGGCGCCGGTTGGGTCTTGCCGAAATGAACGCCTTGTTGCGCGCCATGGAGACCACGCCTCGCTCGGGGCAATGCAACCATGGCCGACCCACGCATGTCGCGCTAAAATTGGCCGACATTGAACGCCTGTTCGGACGCCGCTAA
- a CDS encoding D-glycero-alpha-D-manno-heptose-1,7-bisphosphate 7-phosphatase, which translates to MSVASDRRVVLLDRDGTINEEVHYLAHPDQLRLLPGVASGLRRLAQAGFALVVVTNQSGIARGLITPAALDAIHARLRDLLAAEGVVLEGIHACPHGPDDGCACRKPRPGLVEAAQKQNPFDPRRAFMVGDKKADLDLGRTVGAFSILVRTGYGRQVEATSGYRDAPIVDDLDAAARLILQRSS; encoded by the coding sequence GTGAGCGTTGCAAGCGACCGCCGCGTGGTTCTGCTGGATCGGGATGGAACCATCAACGAGGAAGTCCACTATCTGGCCCACCCGGACCAACTCCGCTTGCTGCCCGGGGTTGCCTCGGGCCTGCGGCGGTTGGCCCAGGCCGGCTTTGCCCTGGTGGTGGTCACCAACCAGTCGGGGATCGCGCGCGGCCTGATCACCCCCGCCGCCCTCGACGCCATCCATGCCCGCCTGCGTGACCTGTTGGCCGCCGAGGGCGTGGTGCTGGAGGGCATCCACGCCTGCCCCCACGGTCCCGACGACGGCTGCGCCTGCCGCAAGCCCCGCCCCGGGCTGGTCGAGGCGGCGCAAAAACAGAACCCGTTCGACCCCCGCCGGGCTTTCATGGTCGGCGACAAGAAGGCCGATCTCGACCTGGGGCGCACGGTTGGCGCCTTTTCCATCCTGGTGCGCACCGGCTATGGCCGACAGGTCGAGGCGACCAGTGGCTACCGCGATGCCCCGATTGTCGATGACCTCGACGCCGCCGCCCGCTTGATCCTACAGCGCTCCTCGTAA